GGTGCTGAGCGCGTAGCGCACCGTCACCTCCAGCTCGCCGGGAAAGCCTTCTTCGCCGTCGGCGCTGGTGTAGCGAAGCTCGATGGCAATGTCGCCCACTGCGCTGTCCGCCGGCACCGGCTCGATCTGCCAGAAGCGCGTGCCGAAGCCCTGGTGCCCGCCGTGCAGCGAGTTGGCGCCGTTGTTCAGCGGGAGCTGGTGCGCAACGCCGTCGAGCGTGAAGCGCCCGCCCGCGATCCGGTTCGCATAGCGCCCGACGATGGTGCCAAGGTGCGGATGCGGGCCCAGGTAGTCCGCGAGGCTCGGCAGGCCGAGCACGATGTTGCCGCTGTGCCCGCGGCGGTCGGGCACCTGCAATGCGGTGACGATGCCGCCATGGTTGATGGCGCTGAGAAGCAGGCCGCGGCCGTTGTCCAGGGTGTATTCGGCCACGCTGCGGCCATCGGGCATGCGGCCGTATTCGCGGGTGGTGATGGTGCTGCTGCTGTTCATCGGCGGTGCTTCCAGTAGGCAATGAGCCCGGACAGATAGTGCTCCACGTCGTCGATGCGCACGCGGAAGCTGTGGTGCTTGATGAAGAACGAACCGGCAATGCGCTCGGGGTTGCGGAAGAACATCGCGAGCTCGGGCCAGAAGTAGCCGTTGGCCAGGTAGCGCGCGCGGTGCTCGAGCGCGCGGTCGAACTTGGCGCGGTCGAAGCCCTCGAGCAGCGGGCGCAGCGCGGGGTCGGCGGCCAGGCGCTCCACCATCTCGCGCGCGGCCATCATGAGCTCGAGCAGGGTCGGAAAGGTGGTGATGCGCTCCAGCACGAAGTCCAGGTAGTCGGCCACGTTGCAGAGGCCGAACTGGTAGTAGCGCGTTTCGGGCCGGTAGCGCGTGAGCTCGTTGACGCAGTAGCTCAGCCAGTGGTCGTGCGCGCGCCAGTGCTCCGCGGCAATGAAATGCTCGAAGGCCTTCTCGACCACCGCGAGCCAGCGCTCGTCGCGCGTGAGCCCATGCAGGCGCATCAGGCCGAAGGCGGCCTCGCCGTCGTAGTAGATGACGCGGAATGCGTCCTTCACCTCGAGCGAGGGGTAATTCAGCACGTGCACGAAGCGCCCGCTGGCCGGGTCCTGCATGGCCTGGATGCCGAGCGCGAGCTGCTCCATCAGCGGCAGGTACTGCGGATCGCCCGTGAGCTCCGTGTACTTGACCAGCGCCAGCAGGCACACCGCATTGCCGCCCAGCTTGATCTCGTCGCCGACGTCCAGCAGGTAGGCCGCGCGCGTGCCGCCGGGCAGTTCGACTTGGCGGATCAGCCGCTTCGTCAGCAGCGACAGCGAGCGGTCGATGGCCGCCTTCTGGCTGTCGCTGCGGGTCAGCTCCCAGGCTTCGAGCAGCGCGTAGGTCGAGCTCGCGTGGCGCAGCGTGTTGTAGGTGGGAATCGCGCGGTCGAAGCACGGGAACCAGCCGTAGTGGAACTCGCCCGTGGGCTTGACCTGCGCCGCGAGATAGTCGCTGGCGCTGTCCACGAGGCTGCGCACCTGGCCGGGGCCCCATTCGGGCAGCGTCCGATAGCCCGCCGCCTGCCCCTTGGACGTGATTGGCCACGCGCCCTCCGCGTCGGCATAGGCCGCGCGGGTGACGAAGCACCACACCGGCGCCGCGTCGTCCTGCGGAAAATCGAGCTCGGCACCGAAGCGACGCTTCGCATGCAGGCGCAGGTTGCCCGCATTGGGCTCGGCATGCTCCACCGTGCCGTTGTAGAAGATGGCGCTGCCGTTGATCTCTGGCGCGAGCAGCGCCACCTCGAACTTCGCGTCGAATGACACGCCCTGGTTGAAGTAGTTGCGCTTGGTGCGCGCCAGGCGGGCCTTGAGCGCACCCCAGCTCATGGGCTCGACCTGGTCGACCAGCTCCACGCGCACGCGGCGGGGCTGCATGCCGATGCGCTGCGCGAGCGCAATGGCTGCATCGCGTGCCTTTTGCCAGGCCTGCTCGGCGCTTTCGCCACGCCCGGCGACCACGCGCGCGCGGCTCGCGCCGTCGCCCATCGCAATCAGCACCACGCAGCCGGCCTCGGGTGTGGCGGCGGCGCCGGGCAGCGTGCCGTCCGGGGCTGCCAGGATCTGCCTGGCGCGGTTCAACAGATCCATGGGGAGCGTCGGTTCTTGGGTCATGCAGGCGCGAATGATGACAGGCCGCGCGGCCTGCGCAAATCCTTGGGCCTCCCGACCGACGTCTCAGGCCCAGGTTTCGAGCACCGCGCTGCGCACCGCCTCGACGGCGCTCGCGTGCCGGCCTTCGGCCGCGAGCCAGCACAGCCAGGTGCGCGAGCGCCAGCCGTTCCAGATCGCGAGTTCGCCGTTGCGCTGGCCCTGCTCGGCCTGGTCGAGCCGCAGCAGGCCCGCGCCCATGCCGCTTGCGACCATGCTGCGCACGGCGCTTTCGCTGTCGGCCGTGCGCCCCTGCCTGTAGTCGCGGCCGGCGCCGGCGAACAGCTTCTCCAGGTGCGTGCGCAGGATGCACGATGGCGGCGTGCCTACCCACGGCAAGCGGGTGAGTTCGTCGAGCGTGAGGCCCGGGTGGGCCTCGGACAGCGGCAGGGGCAGCGTCACGACCAGCTCGACCGGAACCAGGCGCAGCAATTCCATGCCTTCGACCTGCTCGCTGTCGCTGAGCGCATAGGCGCAGTCGAGTTCGCCGCGCTGCACCGCCGCCAGTGTCTCGAACGACAGTCCCTGGCGCAGCTGCAGCGTGACCTGCGGATGGCGTTCGGCGAGCTTGACCAGCACCTCGCCGAGCCTGAGCGCCACCGGATCGACCACCGTGCCGAAGCGCACCACGCCCTGCGCCGCGCCGCGCAGCTGCTCGGCGGCCGAGCGCATGCGCATGGCCGAGGCCAGCGTGCGCTCGGCTTCCTCGAGCAGGCTGCGGCCGGCCTGCGTGGGCACCATGCCGCGCGGCGTGCGCTCGAACAGCTTCACGCCCAGTTCGTCCTCCAGCGCCTTGAGCTGGGCGCTGACGGCCGGCGCGCTGGTGAACACGCGCTCGGCGGCGCGGGTGAGGCTGCCCTCCTTCGCAATGGCGACGAAGGTCTTCAGTTGATAGAGCTCCATGACGCAAATTGTGAGCGCTGGCGTGGCCTGCGTCCGTTCGTTTTTTTGGAGCCCCCGGTCCAAAGAAGCGAATGGCCGCGCGGCGTGGAAAAGCCGAAGCTTGGCGCCATCGATTCAATGCAACGAGGCCCGCACACCATGCCCACCGCCAATCCACGTCCGCTCGGCATTGCCGCGCTGCTGCTCGCCACCTCCGGATGGGGCGCCATGTTCCTCGTCGGCAAGGACGTTCTGCCGCACGTCGAACCCGTGTGGTTCACGCTGATCCGCTACAGCATGTCGGCCCTGCTGTTCGCCGCGCTGCTGCTGCCGCGCGGCGCGGCGCCGTGGCGCAAGCTTCGCCTGCACGCGCTGCCGCTGGCGCTGCGGGGCGCCGCGGGCTTCGGCGTCTTCAGCGTGATGCTGTTCGTCGGGCTCGCGCATTCGGTGCCCTCGCACGGCGCGGTGATCGTGGCGACCACGCCCATGACCACGCAGCTGGTGCGCTGGGCCTTCGACGGCGTGCGGCCCGCGCGGCTGGCACTGCTGGCGACGGCGCTGGCGCTCGCGGGCGTGGCCATGGTGTCGGGCCTCTTCTTCGGCGCTGCCTCGTCGGCCGGCTCGACGCTCTTCGGCGATGCGGTGGCCTTTGCCGGCACGCTCGGCTGGATCTGGTACACGCGCGGCGCGGCGCGCTTTCCCGCGCTCGACGTGGTCGAGTATTCGGCCCTCACCGTGCTGGCTTCCTGGCCGCTGCTGCTGGCGGGCGCGCTGATCGCCACCGTCCTTGGCGCCAGCCATGCACCCAGCGCCGAGGGCCTGCGCCTGTCGTGGCACGCGCTGCTGTTCGTGGGCCTGGCGCCGTCCGCCATTTCCGTGCTGGCCTTCAACTACGGCGTGCGCACGCTGGGCGCCGTCACCGGCACGGCGTTCCTGAACTTCGTTCCGGTGTCGGCCCTGTTGATGGGCATTGCGCTGGGCAAGCTGCCTTCTGCGAATGAACTGGCCGGCATGGCAATGGTGGTCGGCGGGTTGCTGCTGCATACGGCCGCGAGCCGCAGGGCTGCGGCCGCGATCGCGCCCGCAGCGCGCGCCGAGGGCGGCAACACCGCGGGCTATCGTGCTTGCGGCGCCAGCGTGCGATAGAAGTAGGTGGTGTCGCACGGCGCGCCGCCGGGCAGCAGCGCAAAGCCCGGAACCACGCCGACGCGCGTCCAGCCGAGCCGGGCATAGAGCCGCTCGGCCTCGGCGCTGGAGGTGTCGAGCACGAGCAAAGTCTTTCCGTGTTCGCGCGCGAGCTGCTCGGCGGCCTGCATCAGCAGCGCGCCCACACCCTGGCGCCGGGCACGCCGGTGCACGAGCATCTTCGAGACCTCGGCGCGGTGCGGCTGGTTCTCGGGCTGCGCGAGCACCAGCTGCACCGTGCCAACGATGCCTCGCGCATCTTCGGCCACCAGCAGCGCGCGCTCGCCGCCTGCCACGCCCTCGGCCACGCGATGCCAGAACGCCTGGGCGCGCCCGGGCGCGAGCGGCAGCATGAAGCTGACCGAGGCGCCGCCTTCGACGCAGTCGACGAGCACGTCGGCCAGCTGCCGGACATGCACGTCGTCGACGCTGGAGAGAACGCGGATGCGTGGCACAGGAGTTATTGCCGCAGGTTGGGTCATGTCATCTCCAGGAAGAAGGCGAGGTGGCGATCACGACGGCATAGCGCGCGATCTGCCGGGTGGGGTTGTAGTAGCTGGTGGGGCGGTCGAGCATCAGCGCCAGACAGTCGCCCGCGCCGAGCCGGTGGCGGTCGTCGCCGAGCGTGACTTCGATGGTTCCTTCGAGCACCCACACCTGCTGGTGAACCTGGGGTTCCCGCGCGCCGGTTTCGTAGGCCACGCGCGCCTTGGGCGGAAAAAGAATCTCGACGATATGGAGCGGCGATGCGGAGCCGCCGGGCGACACGTTGCGGCGCACATAGCCCGAATGCGGATCGCGCCATTGCGGCTGGTCGGCCTGCCGGGACACCGGCCCCGGCGCAGGCACCGGCGCCTCGAACAGCGACGCCAGCGGAACGCCGAGGCCGGTCGCAAGTTTTTCGAGCAGCACCGCCGTCGGGCTGCTTTCGCCGCGCTCGATGAGCGAGATCATCGAGCGGCTGACGCCGCAATGCGCCGCCAGCGCATCGAGCGAAAGGCCGCGGTCGGCGCGCAGGTCTCGCACGCGCTGCGCGATGCGGTCGTTGAGGCTTGGTGGCTGATTTTCCATGATGTCGGAAGTATATCCAACATCGTGGAAAACAAGTCAAGCGGCCACGCGAACGAACCGGCCGGATCGTTCGATACCATGCGGCGAATGAGCCAGCGCAACTGGCCAATCAAAGGGAGAGAACAATGTCATCGGACACCAATTCGGTTGCGCGCGCGCAGCACTCGGAGCCGAGCTTCACACTCTATTGGCGGCGCTTCTGCGAAGCGTGATGGGTTATGTGCCAGATGTCCGCGTGGCTGGGTACCAGACACCCGGGTGGGAACAACCCATGCCCCTGCACTTCTTCAAAGGCGAGGCACTGCGATGAAGGCTGGCTGGCGACTCGGATTGCATGTCGCGCTATGGGTCATTGCCTCGCCGTTGATTCAGGTGCTGGCCGGCTTCGTCGGGAGCAGCGCGTTCGCTTCGTTGGGAAGGTTCGCGCCGATGCTTACCCTCTTCATCGAAGTCTCGATCCTCCTGCTTTGGGCCGCATGGATTTATTGGCGCTACGTACCTCATGCGCCAGGGGTCGGCCGCCGAATCGTGTACGCCGTCGCCTTTGTGTGCGTACTCGGGGGCGCCGCCTATGCGGCTCTGTGGGCAACCTGGTTCCTCGCCACCATGCTGTTTGGAGCGTAGGCGACTGGCTTCATCAACCAGCCCGCACGTCCAGGGTAGTTGCCGCTGCATGCCCAGGTATCGCGGCGCGCTTCATTCTTTCGGCCTCGACGACGGCTCCCAAGAATCAGGCGTGGTGGCGACCAGTTCCTTGAGGTTGGACCAGGGCTTTGCGCCTGGCACGGTGGTGCCGCCCGTGATCGCCACCTTCGCGAAGGCCACCATCCGCTCGCGCAAATACTGCCTGTCGCTCTCCGGCCAGGTCTCGATCGAATGGGGTGCGCGGGCCACCACGATTTCGCGCGCGCCGGGAATGCGGTCGTAGGCGGCCACGGTGCCTTCCAGTGTTTCGGCGCGGTCCCACAGGCCTTTGCCGAAGAAGGCGGCCGGCCACTTGTGCATGCCCGCGAGCGGCGCCGAGTTCGGATAGAACAGGATGTGATGGTCCGCCGCCATGCCGCCAAGAAACAGGTTGCGGTCGGCCAGGTCGGGCGAGGCGGGCAGGTAGCCCGCGCCGCTCGCAAACGAAGACAGCAGGATCGCGCCCTTGATGTTCGAAAGCCCCTTGGGCGGCAGGCATTCGGGCACCGGCATGTCGTCGCTGCATGCGCCCGAAAAGTTCTTGGCCATGGCCCAGGCCGTGGACATCGAGCCGCGCGAATAGCCGCCGAGCAAAATCGGAATGCGCGTCGACTTCATGCCGCCCAGCAGCTTGCCGGCCGCCTCGCGGCCTTCGAGCACCCGGCCGTCGGGCGTGAGAAGCCGCAGGCCGTCGCCGGTGTCGAACTGCGCGAGCACGCGAAACACGTCCTCGCCCTGCTCCAGCGTGTGGGTGTCGCTGAATCCGCCCGAAATGCCCTCGCCGCGCCGGTCGTAGGCCAGCACGTCGAAGCCCGCCTGGTGGAGCGCATCGAGGTTCTCGCGCCACCAGCGCTGGCCCATGGTCTCGGTGGTGGCGTTCGGAAACCTGATGTCGACCGCCCGGCCCGTGGCCGGATCGATGCGGTAGGGTTTTTCGTCGGGGTGCTGGATCGCGGTGAGCTGCCCGCCGCCGCCCGGCGCCATGATCGCCAGCGCGCGCATCCTGCCGCCCTTGCCGTCGTCGACGCCGCGGCCTTCGATGTACCAGCCGCGCAGCTTGACCGGATCGGCCATCTTCAGGTCGATGCGCTCGAAGCTGTCGCGCGGCACGGTGAACTCGACGATGGTGGTGCTGGCATCGGCGCGC
This genomic window from Variovorax paradoxus contains:
- a CDS encoding alpha/beta fold hydrolase; this encodes MRTFSRIGPAAGAVLVVALAIGGCSSHGTAVSTSTRAEPPPTDCRAWVGVDRNHELPGYRLPQSDGRTVCVPLGVNAYHPPAGYAGSDYYVEEFTDARLKERWRTCKADAACFARIDAQMQRWLPPNKARSTRSTGVVDPSGKIDPEGLVDLRQIRRPAFFAKAPYAEAIARADASTTIVEFTVPRDSFERIDLKMADPVKLRGWYIEGRGVDDGKGGRMRALAIMAPGGGGQLTAIQHPDEKPYRIDPATGRAVDIRFPNATTETMGQRWWRENLDALHQAGFDVLAYDRRGEGISGGFSDTHTLEQGEDVFRVLAQFDTGDGLRLLTPDGRVLEGREAAGKLLGGMKSTRIPILLGGYSRGSMSTAWAMAKNFSGACSDDMPVPECLPPKGLSNIKGAILLSSFASGAGYLPASPDLADRNLFLGGMAADHHILFYPNSAPLAGMHKWPAAFFGKGLWDRAETLEGTVAAYDRIPGAREIVVARAPHSIETWPESDRQYLRERMVAFAKVAITGGTTVPGAKPWSNLKELVATTPDSWEPSSRPKE
- a CDS encoding Mur ligase translates to MDLLNRARQILAAPDGTLPGAAATPEAGCVVLIAMGDGASRARVVAGRGESAEQAWQKARDAAIALAQRIGMQPRRVRVELVDQVEPMSWGALKARLARTKRNYFNQGVSFDAKFEVALLAPEINGSAIFYNGTVEHAEPNAGNLRLHAKRRFGAELDFPQDDAAPVWCFVTRAAYADAEGAWPITSKGQAAGYRTLPEWGPGQVRSLVDSASDYLAAQVKPTGEFHYGWFPCFDRAIPTYNTLRHASSTYALLEAWELTRSDSQKAAIDRSLSLLTKRLIRQVELPGGTRAAYLLDVGDEIKLGGNAVCLLALVKYTELTGDPQYLPLMEQLALGIQAMQDPASGRFVHVLNYPSLEVKDAFRVIYYDGEAAFGLMRLHGLTRDERWLAVVEKAFEHFIAAEHWRAHDHWLSYCVNELTRYRPETRYYQFGLCNVADYLDFVLERITTFPTLLELMMAAREMVERLAADPALRPLLEGFDRAKFDRALEHRARYLANGYFWPELAMFFRNPERIAGSFFIKHHSFRVRIDDVEHYLSGLIAYWKHRR
- a CDS encoding helix-turn-helix domain-containing protein: MENQPPSLNDRIAQRVRDLRADRGLSLDALAAHCGVSRSMISLIERGESSPTAVLLEKLATGLGVPLASLFEAPVPAPGPVSRQADQPQWRDPHSGYVRRNVSPGGSASPLHIVEILFPPKARVAYETGAREPQVHQQVWVLEGTIEVTLGDDRHRLGAGDCLALMLDRPTSYYNPTRQIARYAVVIATSPSSWR
- a CDS encoding GNAT family N-acetyltransferase, with the protein product MTQPAAITPVPRIRVLSSVDDVHVRQLADVLVDCVEGGASVSFMLPLAPGRAQAFWHRVAEGVAGGERALLVAEDARGIVGTVQLVLAQPENQPHRAEVSKMLVHRRARRQGVGALLMQAAEQLAREHGKTLLVLDTSSAEAERLYARLGWTRVGVVPGFALLPGGAPCDTTYFYRTLAPQAR
- a CDS encoding LysR family transcriptional regulator, which gives rise to MELYQLKTFVAIAKEGSLTRAAERVFTSAPAVSAQLKALEDELGVKLFERTPRGMVPTQAGRSLLEEAERTLASAMRMRSAAEQLRGAAQGVVRFGTVVDPVALRLGEVLVKLAERHPQVTLQLRQGLSFETLAAVQRGELDCAYALSDSEQVEGMELLRLVPVELVVTLPLPLSEAHPGLTLDELTRLPWVGTPPSCILRTHLEKLFAGAGRDYRQGRTADSESAVRSMVASGMGAGLLRLDQAEQGQRNGELAIWNGWRSRTWLCWLAAEGRHASAVEAVRSAVLETWA
- a CDS encoding DMT family transporter; the encoded protein is MPTANPRPLGIAALLLATSGWGAMFLVGKDVLPHVEPVWFTLIRYSMSALLFAALLLPRGAAPWRKLRLHALPLALRGAAGFGVFSVMLFVGLAHSVPSHGAVIVATTPMTTQLVRWAFDGVRPARLALLATALALAGVAMVSGLFFGAASSAGSTLFGDAVAFAGTLGWIWYTRGAARFPALDVVEYSALTVLASWPLLLAGALIATVLGASHAPSAEGLRLSWHALLFVGLAPSAISVLAFNYGVRTLGAVTGTAFLNFVPVSALLMGIALGKLPSANELAGMAMVVGGLLLHTAASRRAAAAIAPAARAEGGNTAGYRACGASVR